Proteins co-encoded in one Corynebacterium tuberculostearicum genomic window:
- a CDS encoding TetR/AcrR family transcriptional regulator: MPIVSESELSRRRHDILVGARRCFAEHGYEGATVRLLEQATGKSRGAIFHHFGDKESLFLALAQEDAARQAEVVAQNGLVEVMREMLQHPERHDWLATRLEITSLLRTDPSFAARWKENQSVRDEAVRARLASNADKGRLRGDVEIDTLAIYLEVFMDGFINRLALGDTAELEGVLDLVEQSIRGTQASPR; this comes from the coding sequence ATGCCCATCGTGAGCGAATCTGAACTTAGCCGCCGTCGGCACGACATTCTCGTAGGTGCTCGCCGCTGCTTTGCAGAACACGGCTACGAGGGGGCTACAGTTCGGCTGCTAGAACAGGCAACGGGCAAGTCACGAGGCGCGATCTTTCACCACTTCGGCGATAAAGAGTCCCTCTTTCTTGCCTTGGCACAAGAGGATGCGGCTCGCCAAGCTGAAGTCGTTGCCCAGAATGGCTTGGTAGAAGTTATGCGCGAAATGCTTCAGCATCCTGAGCGCCACGATTGGCTTGCCACTCGCCTGGAAATCACCTCCCTCCTACGCACTGATCCCTCCTTCGCCGCTCGGTGGAAGGAAAATCAGTCGGTTCGTGATGAGGCCGTACGGGCGCGATTGGCTTCCAATGCGGATAAGGGCCGACTACGCGGTGATGTAGAAATCGACACCCTGGCCATTTATCTGGAGGTGTTCATGGATGGGTTCATCAACCGGCTCGCCTTGGGTGATACCGCAGAGTTGGAAGGTGTTCTTGATTTAGTGGAACAATCCATCCGCGGTACTCAGGCGAGCCCGCGTTAA
- a CDS encoding ABC transporter, which yields MDLARIKPTPGAIYQVLVEPDTAVEDVAVQLAEHLSTEAIIGTDASAQISFLRETCIEEVVLGLENAGVPAPEMQRRGERMLRAVGLSDYCEHDPTQISGGQTRRLAAACVAIREPEVMIVCEPAAGLDANSRTQVVRLLQELPETCVISISSASWPELGGHIIGTDPLVAAVDLPRVSASPRTGSIGPLTACRSAAKKKWWHFSQPRGTSFSVGPVEIPIVESGVTWLRGDNGSGKTTLLRAVAGLDGAGVVRNAPALALQSPFDQAVFSTVEEFVPDASLRDLLGLDPADHPLDLSSSRLRLAQVAHVIGQHRQKLLLDEPDTLLSAADRWLMHQLIHYALQSGSAIVVACHDPKFVAEISTYAQVEEKVLPAPQC from the coding sequence ATGGATCTAGCCCGCATTAAGCCCACCCCTGGGGCCATTTATCAAGTACTCGTCGAACCTGACACAGCCGTCGAAGACGTTGCCGTGCAACTAGCGGAACACCTATCTACCGAAGCCATTATCGGCACGGATGCCTCAGCACAGATTAGCTTCCTGCGGGAAACTTGCATCGAAGAAGTAGTTTTAGGCCTCGAAAATGCCGGCGTGCCTGCCCCTGAAATGCAGCGGCGCGGGGAGCGAATGCTTCGCGCTGTAGGACTGTCTGACTATTGCGAACATGACCCAACACAGATATCCGGTGGCCAAACACGAAGGCTTGCGGCTGCTTGTGTCGCCATTCGCGAGCCAGAAGTCATGATTGTGTGCGAACCTGCAGCCGGGCTAGACGCAAACTCGCGCACGCAAGTGGTTCGCCTCTTGCAGGAGTTGCCGGAAACCTGCGTCATTTCTATATCCAGTGCTTCCTGGCCAGAATTGGGTGGGCACATCATTGGAACAGACCCGCTCGTAGCGGCCGTCGACTTACCGCGGGTTTCTGCAAGCCCCCGGACAGGGAGTATCGGTCCGCTAACGGCATGCAGGAGTGCAGCAAAGAAGAAATGGTGGCACTTTTCTCAGCCCCGTGGCACTTCCTTCAGCGTCGGGCCGGTAGAAATTCCTATCGTGGAATCTGGGGTGACCTGGTTACGCGGTGATAATGGCAGCGGCAAGACTACGCTCCTGCGCGCCGTCGCCGGGCTCGATGGGGCAGGAGTTGTACGGAATGCACCAGCTCTTGCTCTGCAATCGCCGTTTGACCAGGCGGTGTTTTCCACGGTGGAGGAATTTGTCCCCGATGCATCCTTGCGCGACCTGCTGGGACTAGATCCTGCAGATCACCCTCTCGATTTATCATCGTCTCGCTTGCGACTTGCGCAAGTTGCTCACGTCATTGGGCAGCACCGTCAGAAGCTACTTCTCGATGAGCCAGATACCTTGCTTTCTGCTGCGGACCGATGGTTAATGCACCAACTAATCCACTACGCCCTGCAGTCCGGTAGTGCCATAGTGGTTGCCTGCCACGACCCAAAGTTTGTGGCGGAAATATCAACTTATGCCCAAGTGGAGGAGAAGGTATTGCCGGCACCACAGTGTTGA
- a CDS encoding energy-coupling factor transporter transmembrane component T family protein → MHGLHPATVVTIAACGWILTVALNTPVASASVVLIALACGTAATRNASVILTTVALSAPAALSMLVIHAPYGDNPVLPLVTSDGLVLAAILTLRFCALMACFITAMAVLRIADIAKWLQVSRAGHKVAYIVGSSLQTLPQGAHAWRCVREANQLAGITVTWRNTISRVIIPVIARLLTQGTQRGQALAAVGFNQEGQRTLLRPVADSTVSRVIRLVIPLVSFAVVITTWI, encoded by the coding sequence ATGCACGGCCTTCATCCCGCCACCGTTGTCACGATCGCGGCCTGCGGCTGGATCCTTACTGTGGCACTGAATACCCCGGTGGCGTCGGCAAGCGTAGTGCTCATCGCCCTAGCCTGCGGTACTGCCGCTACCCGCAACGCCTCCGTAATTTTGACAACTGTGGCGCTAAGCGCCCCAGCGGCCCTTTCCATGCTGGTCATTCACGCCCCCTACGGTGATAACCCAGTGCTGCCGCTGGTAACAAGCGACGGCTTGGTGCTCGCCGCCATCCTCACCCTGCGGTTCTGCGCCCTCATGGCCTGCTTCATCACGGCCATGGCAGTGCTGCGCATTGCTGATATCGCCAAGTGGCTGCAAGTTTCGCGCGCTGGCCACAAGGTCGCGTATATCGTCGGATCCTCCCTACAAACCCTGCCCCAAGGTGCGCATGCTTGGCGTTGCGTCCGTGAAGCCAACCAGCTCGCCGGCATCACCGTGACCTGGCGCAATACCATCTCGCGCGTCATTATTCCCGTCATCGCTCGACTCCTTACCCAAGGAACCCAACGAGGCCAGGCCTTGGCCGCCGTCGGATTCAACCAAGAAGGGCAACGCACCCTCCTGCGTCCTGTTGCCGATTCCACGGTCTCTCGCGTCATACGCCTGGTCATTCCACTAGTTAGCTTTGCGGTGGTGATTACTACATGGATCTAG
- a CDS encoding ACT domain-containing protein, which produces MYAIMTVTGADSTGIIAAVTTTLAELDINVIDVSQTLMGGYFTMILRVEFDADKVTIQTIKERMHPVAEEKHQSIRIQSEDLFTAMNEI; this is translated from the coding sequence ATGTATGCCATTATGACCGTCACCGGTGCCGATAGCACCGGCATCATCGCCGCGGTGACCACTACCCTTGCAGAACTCGATATCAACGTCATCGACGTCTCCCAGACGCTTATGGGGGGCTATTTCACCATGATCCTGCGCGTCGAATTCGATGCGGACAAAGTCACTATCCAGACCATCAAGGAGCGCATGCACCCCGTGGCGGAGGAAAAGCATCAGTCCATCCGCATCCAATCCGAAGACCTTTTCACCGCGATGAACGAAATTTAA
- a CDS encoding NAD(P)H-binding protein — MTDKKKILYIGGHGKVGQLTAPKLVDAGHDVHSLIRNPEQKAEIEKLGATPVMADITEQTVGQWAELFAAYDAVVWGAGNGGRGGADLTWSVDRDGALATLDAMDKLQQEGKKVPAYVMISYVGSQVATTDPADEKWYAYVESKKEVDNRLVQASYPHLILKPAMLTEEPAKGIEQIEDKMLKESLTSSRELVADVIVEALGRENLPESPLAFVDGDNPVSSIK; from the coding sequence ATGACTGATAAGAAGAAGATTCTGTACATCGGTGGACACGGCAAGGTCGGACAGCTCACCGCCCCTAAACTGGTTGATGCCGGCCACGACGTCCACTCCCTCATCCGCAACCCAGAGCAGAAGGCCGAGATTGAAAAGCTCGGCGCGACCCCGGTTATGGCGGATATTACTGAACAAACCGTGGGTCAGTGGGCAGAGCTTTTCGCCGCTTATGACGCTGTAGTCTGGGGCGCCGGTAATGGCGGCCGAGGTGGGGCAGACCTCACCTGGTCCGTCGACCGCGATGGCGCCCTCGCTACCCTCGACGCGATGGACAAGTTGCAGCAGGAGGGCAAGAAAGTGCCTGCCTATGTGATGATCTCTTACGTCGGCTCCCAGGTAGCAACCACGGATCCTGCCGATGAGAAGTGGTATGCCTATGTGGAGTCTAAGAAGGAAGTAGACAACCGCCTTGTACAGGCCAGCTACCCGCACCTCATACTCAAGCCAGCGATGCTGACCGAGGAGCCAGCCAAGGGCATTGAGCAGATTGAGGATAAGATGCTGAAGGAGTCTCTGACTTCTTCCCGCGAGCTGGTTGCGGACGTCATCGTCGAGGCCCTTGGCCGCGAAAACCTGCCGGAATCCCCGCTTGCCTTCGTTGATGGCGACAATCCGGTAAGCTCCATCAAGTAA
- a CDS encoding DUF2254 domain-containing protein: MKTLLERMPAWREKFWLIPAVAVAIAAICAELLTAVGSNFDVSATLFYDGSADSAQGILSAVATSSLSLAGTLFFITLTALSGVVTVMGPRLLHEFLKDRSIQSTLAIYLATFIFALLSLRAVRTGGGGEEEYVPSLNVAVTVLLAIACVVFLIYFIVHIAQSISMSHVVHVVAQDVESHMRRLIRRGEEEEKVEAPGPEFYTNSQKRRSSETGYLKFVDYDAIAQAAAQESCAVHLGVAPGDLVLEGEVIAHGVPRLPENIERHIVLTQYRENASAHDPRFTARHLAEIAARALSTGVNDPFTVIDIIDRFTQILTVIGDKRLPQGIVHVNGEFRLDYQTFSYAEIVEAMFTQIRRDAADNAEIYLSMLDNLAKVVALLRTAERRRVLDDAAQAIYSDARRQVGGEVELQQLEDSYQHFEANLAAWAESDKPGEEHAAE; encoded by the coding sequence ATGAAGACGCTGCTGGAGAGGATGCCCGCCTGGCGGGAGAAGTTTTGGCTCATCCCCGCCGTGGCGGTGGCGATAGCCGCGATCTGCGCGGAATTGCTCACTGCGGTTGGTAGTAATTTTGATGTGTCGGCCACGCTCTTTTATGACGGCAGCGCCGATAGCGCGCAAGGGATTTTAAGCGCGGTAGCAACCTCGTCACTCTCCTTGGCCGGGACCCTCTTTTTCATCACGCTGACCGCGCTATCCGGTGTCGTCACGGTGATGGGCCCGCGCCTACTGCACGAGTTTTTAAAGGATCGCTCCATTCAATCCACGTTGGCGATCTACCTGGCAACCTTTATTTTTGCGCTCCTATCCTTGCGCGCGGTCCGAACCGGCGGCGGTGGGGAAGAAGAATATGTTCCTTCCCTCAATGTAGCCGTCACGGTGCTGCTGGCTATCGCCTGCGTTGTCTTCCTTATCTACTTCATCGTGCACATTGCGCAATCGATCAGCATGTCCCACGTGGTGCACGTCGTTGCCCAAGACGTAGAGAGCCACATGCGCCGGCTCATCCGCCGCGGTGAGGAGGAAGAGAAAGTAGAAGCGCCGGGCCCAGAGTTCTACACGAACTCGCAAAAGCGCCGCAGTAGTGAGACTGGCTATCTCAAATTCGTGGACTATGACGCCATTGCTCAGGCTGCGGCGCAGGAAAGTTGTGCGGTGCACCTGGGCGTGGCACCGGGAGATCTAGTGCTGGAAGGCGAGGTCATTGCCCACGGCGTGCCACGTTTGCCGGAAAACATTGAGCGACATATCGTGCTCACGCAGTACCGGGAAAACGCCTCTGCCCACGACCCTCGGTTTACCGCCCGGCACCTTGCAGAAATTGCTGCCCGCGCTTTGAGCACCGGAGTTAATGACCCTTTTACGGTAATCGATATCATTGACCGCTTCACCCAGATCCTCACCGTGATTGGGGATAAGCGGCTTCCGCAGGGCATTGTGCATGTCAACGGCGAGTTTCGGCTGGATTATCAGACCTTTAGCTATGCCGAAATCGTCGAAGCGATGTTTACACAGATTCGGCGCGACGCGGCCGATAATGCGGAGATTTACCTCAGCATGCTGGATAACCTCGCTAAGGTGGTTGCCCTTCTTCGCACAGCGGAACGCCGGCGCGTGCTTGACGACGCCGCCCAGGCCATCTACTCCGATGCCCGCCGCCAGGTAGGCGGCGAGGTGGAGCTGCAACAGTTGGAGGATTCCTACCAGCACTTCGAGGCCAACCTAGCTGCGTGGGCGGAATCCGATAAGCCGGGCGAAGAGCACGCCGCGGAGTAG
- a CDS encoding nucleoside hydrolase, producing the protein MTVKPPAVLIDCDPGIDDCLALMYLAGLHLAGEIELVGVTTTAGNVEVHQTAANARWIVDLCSLADVPVAPGVPQPLKVDLTTTPETHGPTGLGYAHAPAAAARLQQRDWQQVWEEALATHDDLQLIVTGPVTNLAAFEATHREAAARFGAITIMGGAVNYRGNTTPTAEWNFWVDPHAAAQHFHSTAPRVLTTLCSLEVTEQFLITPQRLDEALELLGEHPTAQILPDVLRFYFEFHQAQGEGYQAQIHDLLTCMIALGRINVDAIETTVDVEAESPLLRGTSVADLRNHRDRAHNTRLVTSADLEAAHHECARGLTLLASH; encoded by the coding sequence ATGACTGTTAAGCCACCAGCTGTCCTTATTGATTGCGATCCCGGCATCGATGATTGCCTCGCCCTCATGTACTTGGCGGGCCTGCATCTTGCCGGTGAGATCGAGCTGGTGGGCGTTACCACCACGGCCGGCAACGTCGAGGTGCACCAGACCGCGGCTAATGCCCGCTGGATCGTGGACCTTTGCTCGCTTGCCGACGTCCCCGTAGCCCCCGGCGTACCCCAACCTCTCAAGGTGGATCTCACCACCACCCCTGAGACTCATGGCCCGACAGGGCTGGGCTACGCACATGCCCCCGCTGCCGCCGCCAGGCTGCAGCAGCGCGATTGGCAGCAGGTATGGGAAGAGGCATTAGCCACCCACGACGATCTGCAGCTGATCGTTACTGGACCGGTCACCAACCTTGCTGCTTTCGAGGCAACCCATCGCGAGGCTGCCGCGCGCTTCGGTGCCATCACAATCATGGGCGGCGCGGTCAATTACCGCGGAAACACCACGCCAACTGCCGAGTGGAACTTTTGGGTGGATCCACACGCTGCAGCCCAACATTTTCATTCAACTGCCCCACGCGTTCTCACCACGCTGTGTTCCCTCGAAGTAACGGAACAGTTTCTCATCACCCCGCAGCGCCTAGACGAGGCCTTGGAATTGTTAGGGGAGCACCCCACGGCACAAATCCTGCCGGACGTGCTGCGATTTTATTTTGAATTCCACCAGGCACAAGGGGAGGGATATCAAGCTCAAATCCACGATCTCTTGACCTGCATGATTGCTCTCGGACGCATCAATGTCGACGCGATAGAAACCACCGTGGACGTCGAGGCGGAATCGCCACTGCTGCGTGGCACGAGCGTTGCAGATTTGCGCAATCACCGGGACCGCGCCCACAACACGCGGCTGGTAACAAGCGCAGACTTGGAGGCCGCACACCACGAATGCGCGCGGGGATTGACGCTATTGGCTTCGCATTAG
- a CDS encoding PFL family protein: MSTRFNTTNILDTIEMIENYRLDIRTVTMGISLLGCTRSTMEATCQAIYDRVTQQAGRLVEVCEGIEGELGIPIVNKRISVTPISLLVAGVEGNPVEAAKALDKAAKEVGVNFVGGYSALVEKGATTAEQKLISSIPEALATTDVVCSSVNIASSRAGINMDAAKKMGEVIKEAAELTKDDSAIACAKLVVFANSVGDNPFMAGAFHGIEEPDCVVSVGVSGPGVVDRALGSLEGASLDQVAEEVKKAAFKITRAGQLVGTMASERLGVPFGIIDLSLAPTAELGDSVAHILEHMGLDQVGTHGTTAALALLNDAVKKGGMMACSRVGGLSGSFIPVSEDKGMIDAVKSGSISMDKLEAMTAICSVGFDMIALPGDTSAATISGMIADEAAIGVMNHKTTAVRVIPVPGAQVGDEVSFGGLLGYAPVIPVNQVGNAQFINRGGFIPAPVHGFRN, from the coding sequence ATGAGTACGCGATTTAATACCACCAATATCTTGGACACCATCGAGATGATTGAGAACTATCGTCTCGATATTCGCACCGTGACCATGGGCATCTCACTCCTCGGATGCACCCGGTCCACCATGGAGGCTACCTGCCAGGCCATCTATGACCGGGTCACCCAGCAGGCAGGGCGCCTCGTCGAGGTTTGCGAAGGCATCGAGGGCGAGCTCGGTATCCCCATCGTCAATAAGCGCATCTCCGTAACCCCCATCTCGTTGTTGGTGGCCGGCGTAGAGGGAAACCCCGTTGAAGCAGCGAAGGCGCTGGACAAGGCAGCAAAAGAGGTTGGCGTCAACTTCGTGGGCGGCTATTCCGCCTTGGTGGAAAAGGGTGCTACTACCGCGGAACAGAAACTCATCAGCTCCATTCCGGAGGCGCTGGCTACTACGGACGTCGTGTGTTCCTCCGTAAACATCGCCAGCTCGCGCGCCGGCATCAACATGGATGCGGCGAAGAAGATGGGCGAGGTCATCAAGGAAGCGGCCGAGCTAACTAAGGATGATTCCGCCATTGCGTGCGCCAAGCTCGTAGTCTTTGCTAACTCCGTGGGAGATAATCCTTTTATGGCCGGCGCCTTCCACGGCATTGAAGAGCCCGATTGTGTGGTCTCCGTGGGCGTTTCTGGCCCGGGTGTGGTCGACCGCGCCTTGGGCTCGCTCGAGGGGGCCAGCTTAGACCAGGTTGCAGAAGAGGTGAAGAAGGCTGCTTTCAAGATCACTCGCGCCGGGCAGCTGGTAGGCACCATGGCGTCGGAGCGCCTGGGCGTTCCTTTCGGCATCATCGACCTTTCTCTTGCCCCCACCGCCGAATTGGGCGATTCGGTTGCGCACATCTTGGAGCACATGGGCCTAGACCAGGTGGGCACCCACGGCACCACAGCAGCCTTGGCTCTGCTTAACGACGCCGTTAAAAAAGGCGGCATGATGGCTTGTTCCCGCGTGGGCGGATTGTCTGGTTCTTTCATCCCCGTTTCCGAGGACAAAGGCATGATCGATGCGGTCAAATCCGGCTCCATTTCCATGGACAAGCTGGAGGCCATGACCGCCATTTGCTCGGTTGGCTTCGACATGATTGCCCTGCCGGGCGATACCTCTGCCGCGACGATCTCGGGCATGATCGCTGATGAGGCCGCCATTGGCGTGATGAACCATAAAACCACCGCAGTACGCGTCATTCCGGTACCTGGCGCTCAGGTAGGCGACGAGGTCAGCTTCGGTGGGCTTCTTGGCTACGCCCCTGTCATCCCGGTCAATCAAGTGGGCAATGCGCAGTTCATTAACCGCGGCGGCTTCATCCCCGCACCGGTGCATGGATTCCGCAACTAG
- a CDS encoding ECF transporter S component, whose protein sequence is MIIAGALIVAATWIYLVLLRPTDWESVAGSTEALITLAGYLVGAALLLAGTVPALPARTIAIIPVALVLNIVVGEIIGSIGVPLYIDAVGTILVAALAGPIAGLATGTLSSVVWGLLNPAALPFAAVSAATGFLSGLVIKKGAFTKVWWVILSGAIIGIISGMLAAPVAAFVYGGTAGLGTGAVVSLFRELGNSLIASVTLQSFISDPLDKALVFLIVWAAVKALPQRTRESLQPR, encoded by the coding sequence ATGATCATCGCGGGTGCACTCATCGTCGCCGCAACCTGGATTTATCTGGTTCTTCTGCGTCCTACTGATTGGGAATCCGTTGCCGGCTCTACAGAGGCGCTCATTACCCTCGCCGGCTACCTCGTTGGCGCCGCGCTTCTTCTAGCCGGCACCGTTCCGGCACTACCGGCGCGAACCATCGCCATCATCCCGGTAGCGCTAGTGCTCAATATTGTTGTCGGCGAAATCATTGGTTCTATCGGCGTTCCGCTGTATATCGACGCCGTGGGTACAATCCTGGTAGCCGCGCTCGCGGGACCCATCGCCGGATTGGCTACCGGTACATTGTCCTCCGTCGTATGGGGGCTGTTGAACCCTGCCGCTCTGCCCTTCGCCGCCGTGTCCGCCGCCACGGGGTTCCTCTCCGGACTGGTAATCAAGAAGGGCGCTTTCACTAAGGTGTGGTGGGTCATTCTCAGCGGCGCCATCATCGGAATCATTTCCGGCATGCTCGCCGCACCAGTGGCTGCCTTTGTTTATGGTGGTACCGCAGGTCTTGGTACGGGCGCGGTTGTTTCGCTCTTCCGAGAGTTGGGCAATTCCCTCATCGCCTCGGTTACGCTCCAGTCCTTTATTTCGGATCCCCTGGATAAGGCACTGGTCTTCCTCATTGTCTGGGCAGCGGTCAAGGCACTGCCGCAGCGCACCCGAGAATCCCTCCAGCCCCGTTAA
- a CDS encoding ABC-F family ATP-binding cassette domain-containing protein, with protein sequence MIVTNDFEVRVGARTLLDAPGQHLRVQPGDRIGLIGRNGAGKTTTMRILAGETEPYGGSVTRSGPIGYLPQDSREGNIEQTVRERVLSARGLDDLKRRMAKQQELMESATDDKFRDKAIRKYSRLEEQFESLGGYEADSECAQICDNLGLPQRVLDQQLKTLSGGQRRRVELAHILFAATEGSGKSQTTLLLDEPTNHLDADSIVWLRQFLSKHEGGLIMISHDVELLEAVCNKVWFLDAVRGEADVYNMGYKKYLDARATDEARRRRERANAEKKASALQKQAAKLGAKATKAAAAKQMLHRAERMMNELDEVRVADKVANIKFPEPAPCGKTPMNAKGLTKMYGSLEVFVGVDLAIDKGSRVVVLGYNGAGKTTLLKLLAGVERTDGEGGIVSGHGLRIGYFAQEHDTIDPDKSVWQNTIDACPDADQQELRSLLGAFMFSGEKLEQPAGTLSGGEKTRLALAALVSSRANVLLLDEPTNNLDPISREQVLDALKTYTGAVVLVTHDPGAVKALDPERVIIMPDGDEDLWSDDYMEIVELA encoded by the coding sequence GTGATTGTAACCAATGATTTCGAAGTCAGGGTAGGAGCTCGCACGCTTCTCGACGCCCCCGGGCAGCACCTCCGCGTGCAGCCCGGCGACCGCATCGGCCTCATCGGCCGCAACGGCGCGGGCAAGACGACGACCATGCGCATTTTGGCAGGGGAGACGGAGCCTTATGGCGGCTCTGTGACGCGCTCGGGGCCCATTGGTTATTTGCCCCAAGATTCTCGCGAAGGAAATATCGAGCAGACAGTGCGCGAGCGCGTTCTCTCCGCACGCGGCTTAGATGATCTCAAGCGCCGAATGGCCAAGCAACAAGAGCTCATGGAATCTGCCACAGACGATAAATTCCGGGACAAAGCCATTCGGAAGTACTCCCGCTTGGAGGAACAGTTTGAGTCCCTAGGCGGCTATGAGGCCGATTCCGAGTGCGCGCAGATCTGCGATAACTTGGGCCTGCCGCAGCGCGTATTGGATCAACAACTCAAGACCCTCTCGGGCGGTCAGCGCCGCCGTGTGGAGCTGGCGCATATCCTATTCGCCGCGACCGAAGGCTCCGGCAAATCCCAGACCACGCTGCTCCTAGATGAGCCGACTAACCACCTCGATGCGGATTCGATTGTGTGGCTGCGCCAATTCCTCTCCAAACACGAGGGCGGGCTCATTATGATTTCCCACGATGTCGAGTTGCTGGAGGCCGTGTGCAATAAGGTGTGGTTCCTTGACGCGGTCCGCGGCGAGGCTGACGTGTACAACATGGGCTATAAGAAATACCTCGATGCCCGAGCCACGGATGAAGCACGGCGTCGCCGAGAGCGTGCGAATGCCGAAAAGAAGGCTTCAGCACTGCAAAAGCAAGCAGCCAAGCTGGGCGCCAAGGCAACCAAGGCCGCTGCGGCCAAGCAAATGCTACACCGTGCTGAGCGCATGATGAATGAGCTTGATGAGGTCCGCGTGGCCGATAAGGTCGCCAATATTAAATTCCCCGAGCCAGCCCCGTGCGGCAAAACCCCCATGAATGCCAAGGGTCTGACCAAAATGTATGGCTCGCTTGAGGTTTTCGTGGGCGTAGACCTCGCTATCGACAAGGGCTCTAGAGTGGTCGTCCTCGGCTACAACGGTGCAGGTAAGACCACCCTGTTGAAGTTACTGGCCGGTGTGGAAAGAACCGATGGTGAGGGCGGCATCGTCAGCGGCCACGGCCTGCGCATCGGCTATTTCGCACAGGAACATGACACCATCGATCCGGATAAGTCCGTCTGGCAAAACACCATTGATGCTTGCCCGGATGCGGATCAGCAAGAATTGCGCAGCCTGCTTGGCGCCTTTATGTTTTCCGGCGAGAAGTTGGAGCAACCTGCGGGTACCCTCTCCGGCGGCGAGAAGACGCGCCTTGCACTGGCTGCCTTGGTCTCCAGTCGCGCGAATGTCCTGTTGCTAGACGAGCCGACCAATAACTTGGACCCAATTTCGCGCGAGCAGGTGCTTGATGCACTGAAAACGTATACGGGCGCTGTGGTGCTGGTAACGCACGATCCGGGTGCCGTTAAGGCACTGGATCCGGAACGCGTGATCATCATGCCCGATGGTGATGAGGACCTGTGGTCCGATGACTATATGGAGATCGTGGAGCTAGCTTAG